A stretch of DNA from Halobacteriovorax vibrionivorans:
TAATTAAAGGAGGTGCTTTACCAAAGATTTTTTTTGCAATTGGAGTATTTGCAATATAAGACCATTCGTTTTCACCAGGAATATAAGCAAGAGTTTTTTCATTAATACGATTTTGCTGATAGGCCCTTTGAAGATCAATTATACTAAATGGGCCATATTCGACTTCTTCATCAACGCCACGGTCTTGGCCAATTTTAATTGTAATAATCTTTTCGTCTTCTTTCAGATCATCCCAACTATAAAGCACGACATTTCGATCATCAATGACTGGCGGCATATCTAATTCTGGAGGTAGCGCATCTTCTACTTTTTCATTCAAAAGATAACCAAGCTCAGTTGCTTCTGAGATATGCTTCCAATTATCATAACCTTTTGTCCAAACATAACTTTCAGCATTAAGCTTTCCACTATTGAAAAGGTTTTCAATTTCGCTATTTTCAACGGGGCCTACCCTCTCACCTTTTTCAACGTAATACCATTGCGCCATTTAAATCTCCATTTTATTAGACTTTTCTATTTTAACCTCTTGATATCATTAACTAAATTCATGACAAATATTGCCGTTTTCCCACCATTAAATGCTTTTGAATACTTAAGTAAAAGGGGCCGAAATTTTCTTTAAGTTTTCTTAAACTAAAACCGATAAGTTAGTTGATGAAAAAGTTATTAATGGTTGTAACATTTATTTTAATGGCCTCATGTGCAAAAGAAGAATTCGCTACACCAAAGAATTCTAATGGTTTTAGCACTCCACAAACAGAGACTGGAGCTGGCACAGTTGGAACAAGCTTTACTTACGTTCAACCACCTGTTGACCTACTCTTCGTATGGGACAACACATCTAGTTCAACATT
This window harbors:
- a CDS encoding GYF domain-containing protein is translated as MAQWYYVEKGERVGPVENSEIENLFNSGKLNAESYVWTKGYDNWKHISEATELGYLLNEKVEDALPPELDMPPVIDDRNVVLYSWDDLKEDEKIITIKIGQDRGVDEEVEYGPFSIIDLQRAYQQNRINEKTLAYIPGENEWSYIANTPIAKKIFGKAPPLITESDDERRESRRKPFVARMFFHDSQQVFEGVCRDISVGGMQVLVSNFPFNVGDEITLNVHPENSNYHFVASGLVVRHLRDNQGFALRFVNLSDEAEDSIQKYVG